The Candidatus Saccharibacteria bacterium RAAC3_TM7_1 nucleotide sequence TCAAGCGTTCACTGAGTTCGTCTACCAGGTTATTGAATATCTTGCCAATATCACGCTTGGTCAGCGCCCGAAATGTTACGACACCGTCAAAACGATTAATTAGCTCTGGTCGCATTAATTTTTCCAGTTCCTTACGGGCAACCTCAGCGTTGGATTGATGGGCATCGTCGAGTTTTTGCATGTCTTTTTTACTGTTTGCGTGGAAACCAAGGGCGGATTCCTTGCGCATTGCGTCACTACCGAGATTGCTCGTCAAGATAACAATTGTATTTGTAAAGTCCACCTTGCGACCCTTTGCGTCGGTCAGAGTACCGTCTTCGAGCAGCTGAAGGAGCAGCTGGAAGACTTCCGGATGCGCCTTTTCAATCTCGTCGAACAACACCACACTGTAGGGTTGGCGGCGGATCTTGTCGGTCAGCTGGCCGCCATCGTCGTAGCCAACATACCCAGCTGGGGCACCGAGCAGGCGTGCCGTGTTGTGGCGCTCACCGAATTCGCTCATATCAATCTTAACGAGTGCTTCATCACTACCGAACACTTCGCGTGCCAACACGCGGGCAAGCTCGGTCTTACCGACACCGGTCGGCCCCATGAAAACGAATGAGCCAATCGGTCGTTTTTGGCTCGCGACACCACTGCGGCTGCGACGGACAGCGCGGGCGATTTTCTCAACGGCCTCTCCTTGGCCAACAATATACTTTGAGAGATGCTTTTCCAGCGAGCGCAGCAACGTTGCTTCCGATTTCCGGACGCGTTCTACCGGGATGCCGGTCATCACTGCAATAGCATGTGCCATATGATCTTCGGTGAGCGTGATCGGCGTCTTGTGCTCGTATGCTTCTTTCATTGCCTCAAGTTTCTCGTTGATCTGGCTACTGCGAGTTTTATAGAGTGCCGCCCGCTCGTAATCTTCGGCTACTACGGCCTCGTCCATTTTATCGTTGAGATTCTTCAGCTGCTTCAAATAGTCGCGCAGTTTGCTCGGCTTTTGCCCGGATTTGACACGTGCCAGTGCTGCCGCTTCATCAATGACGTCGATTGCTTTATCGGGCATAAAGCGCTCTGATACATAGCGATCAGCCATATAGACAGCTGCCTCAAGGACATCATCGCTCATTTGCACGCCATGGTGCTTTTCATAGTAGCCGCGCAGTCCTTTAAGTATACTAATAGTGTCTTTCAGCGACGGCTCCGGAACAACAATCGTCTGGAAGCGGCGTTCAAGTGCACTATCCTTCTCAATATGTTTGCGATACTCGTCGAGAGTGGTAGCGCCGATAAGATGTAGCTCACCACGTGCCAATGCCGGTTTTAGTATATTGGCAGCATCCAATGCACCTTCGGCCGCACCTGCACCGACGAGCAGGTGTAGCTCATCAATAAATAAGATAATGTTTCTCTGTTCACGAAGCTCGCGCATGACTTTCTTAAGCCGTTCTTCGAACTCACCACGGTATTTCGTACCGGCAATCATTGCCGTCAAATCAAGCTGCAGGACGCGCTTATCAAGTAGGTGATCCGGGACGTCTTCGCGAGCAATACGCTGCGCCAGCCCTTCGACGATAGCCGTCTTACCAACACCGGCTTCACCGAGTAGCACTGGGTTATTCTTAGTGCGGCGAGTGAGAATAGTCACCAGACGTTCCTGTTCGTTATCGCGGCCGATCACTGGGTCAAGCTCACCTTTTTGAGCGCGTGCTGTCAGGTCGGTACCAAATGTCCCGAGTACACTGCCCCGTTTTGGTCGAGTAGGCGTTTCCGTCATGGTGTCACTGTCGTGAAAAGCACTGTGCTGGCGGTCAAAGAATTCCTCAAGATCTGCCTTTAGCTCCTGAGTATCGACTCGCATATCGCGTAGCAGTGTCGTCGCTCGGGCATTCTTCTGGCTCAATAAGCTATAAAGAAGATGCTCGGTACCAAGGTAATCCTGGTGAAACTCCTGCGCGACTTCCCAGCCCATTTTTAGCGTCAATTTCGCCATTTCACTAAGCCCAAGCACCCCCGTACTGACGGTAACAACGCGTGGCGAGAGCTTGAGCGCTAGTTCGGCCCGCTCTAGTGTCACCTGCGCATCAGCCAGCATTTTGGCGCCGACCGACGAACCCTGCGCTAAAACACCAAGCAGCAGATGCTCGGTACCGATATAAGCGCTCCCATAGCCCCGCGCCATCGCATTGGCATGCTGTAAGCTTGTTTTAGCGTTATCCGTCAGGCGCGATACGAATTCTGCGAAATCATCTGCCATATACTTATTATTATCCTCCTTATTGATAAGCGCAAGAGGGTTTCAGATACGATAGTATCCGTTCTGCAAGCACTCTACTACACTTAGTATAGCGAAAAATTAGCACTCTCGTCAATAGAGTGCTAATTCTTTTTTGCTCGGTTGTAGAGCCTACGTGTAGCTTATTCTTCGGATGAATCAAGCGCCTCGAGCAAGCTGTCCTCAATGTTCTTGCGGGGAGCTTTTGGCTCCTGTTTTACCGGTGTAGCCGTCTCGATATCGAGCTCATAGCCGGTCAGTCGGCTCGCAAGGCGAACATTCTGTCCGGAACGGCCGATCGCGATCGACTGCTGGTCTTCATTAACAAACACCTTGGCCTTCTTTTCTTTATCATCCAACTCAACTCTCACGACTTCTGCCGGACTCAACGCGTTGCGAATAAACGTCTCCGCATCATCGCTAAAGAAAATGATATCGACTTTTTCCTGATCGCCAATTTCGTTCATGACCGCTTGGACACGTGTTCCATGGCCTCCGACGAAGGTGCCAACCGGGTCGACACCCGGAACGCTTGAAAATACCGCCAGTTTTGTACGGCGACCGGCTTCACGAGCGATTGCTTTAATCTCGACCGCACCGGTTTCCATCTCTGGCACTTCCTGGCGGAAGAGAAATTCGACAAAGGCTTCATTGGCACGAGAAAGGATCAGCTGCGGACCTCGATTGTCACGTTCGATGTCTTTGATAAATACCTTGATACGCGAACCGATACTATAAAACTCTCCTTGCACCTGCTCGCTCTGCGGCAAGATACCGGTCGCTTTACCAAGCTCGACGCGGACAACGCGCGGTTCGACACGCTGAACCGTGCCGGTTACGATCGTGCCGATTTTATCTTCATATTCCTCAAGTACAATCTCACGTTCAGCTTCACGGAGACGCTGCAAGACTACCTGCTTGGCCGTCTGAGCTGCTACGCGGCCAAAGCTCGTCACTTCATGCGCTTCCTCAACGATATCGCCCAGCTGGGCATCTGACTTTATTTTCTTAGCTTCTTCCAGACTAATCTCGACTGCATCTGCCCCCACGGCTTCGACAACTTCACGCTGTACGAATACTTTGGCTGTACCGGTATTGATATTTAACTCTGCTCGTACGTCCTGATCTCGTTCACCGTTATCACGGCGCCAAGCCGCAGCAATTGCCTGTTCAATGATACTTAGTACCGTCTCTTCCGGCAGGTTCTTCTCTTCAGCAATCGTTCGCATCGCCAGCGCCAGCTGTTTTACGTTTAGTTCATCCATACGTTCATCCTTTCGTTTTATGAAAAAATCCGACCGAAGCGGCCGGAATGTAATGTACTACAGTTAGTATAGCAGATGGTTTTAGTTCAGACAAATACTAGTTACGGCAAAGTATAGGTGTACGTACAGGTTGTACCACTGAGTGTTCCGCCATCGGCACAGTAGTAATATCCACCATCTTGAGTGGCAGCGTAGCTAGTAGTACACGTTGAGCCGCTCAGATTGCCACCACTCGGACAGTAGTAATAACCGCCGCCACTACTGTACGATGCGCTATAGCTACAGGTTGAACCGCTCAGGGTACCACCGTTAGGGCACGAGTAAGGGTAAGTAGCTGGCTGGGTTTTAGTGCAAGTAATGCTATCAGGGAATGGGCTTCCTGACCCCGTCTGAGTATAGCCTGCTGGACAGCCTGTTTTTGTGTTTGAACCAACAGTCGATGTGCACGTCTCGTTGGTTGGCCCACTCCAGCCACTTGGGCACGTCGGTGTCGTAGCCGCATTATAGCTACAAGTAGTGCCGCTCAAGGTACCGCCATTCGGGCAATAATACCCCCCGCTACTATATGTGGCAGGGTATGAACTCTGACAGTTAGTGCCTACTAGAGTACCCCCACTTGGGCAGCTGTAATATCCGGATGTATAGGTGGCAGACTTGTAACATACGCCGTTATAGGTGTATCCACTTGGGCAGCTGTAGGTTGTCGTAGCAGTAGCCTCGTGCATATTATAACAGTTGGATCCACCCCAATTATAGCCGGCTGCTTCACAGCCAGATTGAGTAGTGTAGTTTGGCCGATCATGGCGACAGTTATTAAATTGATTGAGAGTGTCGTAATTGGGATGTGCACAGCTATAGGTCGTTGTAGCAGTAGCACTCACTTCACATTTATCGCCCGATAATGCTCCACCGCTAGGACAGGAATAATATCCGGCCGTATACGTAGCTGGCGTCGAGGAGTTGCATGTTGTGCCACTTAGGGTACCACCGCTCGGACAAGTATACACGCCCGAACTTTGATAACTCGCTGCATACGTACTCGTACACGTCGTACCACTCAATGTGCCACCACTCGGGCAGCTGTAAGTGCCGCTCTGGTAGGTAGCAGCGTAGGTTTTGGTACAGGTATTGCCGCTTTGGGTTTCACCGGCGGCACAGGTGGCGGTACCGGCGACTGGCGTGAAGGTATCGTGCAGGCTTTTGGCGATGACGATACTGTTGTCGCTTTCTTTCTGGTATTGGAGCTGGTAGCCATCACAGTAGCCAGTCAGGCTGGTCTGGCACTGGGTGTTTTTGGTACTGTTGGTGGTGTTGGCACTGTAGAGCAGCCGGGTGGGGCTAGGACTACTGGTGACGATGGAGTTCTTGGTGGCGTCGTCCGCCAGGGGGAGTTTGAAGGTGTTGGCACTAACGACACCGAGCTTTTGTCTGAGGGTTGCCACGTCTTGGCTGGTCATAAGAGCAACTGAGGGGTATTCACCGTTTTCACGGTAGTACTTTTCTAGAGCGGTCGAGAGAATCTTGACGTTAGCGTCACGGGCAGTATCGCGGCTGCTCTTTTGGATTGATGCGGCTGAGAGAGAGACCAGGCCAGCCAGGAGGCCGATGACGATGACGACGATGGTGAGTTCGACAAGGGTGAAGGCGGGGAGGAAACGATTAATGCGTTGTTGTTTTAGTGTTTTTGCCATACCACTTTAAATATAAGCAATATTGTTAAGAAATGCAATGATGCAGGCTAGTTTTTATAGACCTTTTTTATCTATACTATAAGGCCTGTTAAAGATCGTCTTTCACCGTTGTTATTGGCATCGAGCTAGAATACTGGCAATTACCTGCTTTTCGCCTTCTGTAACCCATAAGTGATATTTTGCTTTAACGGCGATTTGGCGTGAAATGTACTGACAACGAAACGATTTATTTGGCGGCAGCCAGGTTGCGGCGTCACCATCTGACTTTTGCTCATTGGCTAGACCGTCAACGGCCAAAAGATTGAGTGGATCATTATAAAATGCCTTCCGCTGCACATAGTTTAGTTGTTGTGCACCTTTTTGCCAGGCATCGCTCACCGCTACAATATGATCTATCTGAACAGCTACGCTCGTGTCGGAACCACGCTGGAAATTGATTATTTTACCGGCATAAGGATCCTGAAGTATACCCGAGAGCACTTCACAGTCGCTATTTACCTGTGGGTTCTTCAGGTCTCGTAGCAAAATTCGATTGCGTGTGTCACAGCCGCCAGTCATCTGCCAATCCCCTCCGAACTGATCACGGCTATAGTCGGTTCTTGGTGCCCGCCCCTTTATCTCCAGTTGCTCCAATTGCTGCCGAGCGATTTGGACAGACGAGGTCTGGTGATGGACGTCTTTTGTCGGCTGCCCTACATCCGTCTGCGAAACAGGTATCGCAAGCGCGAGCAACAAAACAAAAACGAATACAAGCTGACGCCTACGGTAGGAGTGAGTCATGCTACGTAGTATAATGGATGAACATGCAGACTGTATCACGCCTCATTCAAAACTTCACGCCCGAACAGTATCAACTTTCACTCGAGATTGACCGCACCAACAAAACATTCACCGGCACCGTCACAATAAACGGTATCTCACACGTTGAAAATGAACTGCGCCTTCACGCCAAAAGTTTGACGATCAAGACCGTCGTTATCGACGGCAAGACAGCGACCTGGACCCAGACTGAGAATGACGAGTTACTACTCAAGCAGCCAGAGATAAAGCCAGGCAAGCACATTGCAGTGCTTGGGTTCAGTGGCATAATTACCGACGCCATGCACGGCATGTACCCATGCAACTTCGAGCATGGTGGCAAAAAGAAGCAGCTGATCGCAACGCAATTTGAAAGCCATCATGCGCGCGAAGTCTTTCCTTGCGTTGACGAACCAGAAGCGAAGGCGATCTACGACGTCACCCTAACCACTGAGAAGGGCGTCACCGTACTCGGTAATATGCCAGTGAGGCAGCAGCGCACTGAGGACGGCAAACTCGTCACTACTTTTGAGCGGACGCCGCGCATGAGTAGCTATCTGCTCGCCTGGGTTGTCGGTGAGCTGCATAAAAAAACTGCCAAGACAAAAAGTGGCGTCGAAGTGAACGTTTGGGCGACACCCGCCCAAAGTTCGGAAAGTCTCGACTTCGCGCTTCAATTCGCAACACGAACGATTGATTTCTTCGATGAATACTTCGGCGTCGCCTACCCTCTGCCAAAATCCGACCACGTAGCATTGCCGGACCTTTCGTCCGGTGCCATGGAGAACTGGGGACTAATTACGTACCGCGAGGTTGCTCTTCTAGCTGACCCGAAAACCACTAGTATTTCGAACCGGCGCTATATCGCCATGGTAGTCGCTCACGAACTGAGCCACCAATGGTTCGGTAACCTCGTCACCATGAAGTGGTGGAATAACTTATGGCTCAACGAGAGTTTTGCCAACCTCATGGAATACATCGCTGTTGACGCGCTCCACCCAGAGTGGAATATTTGGCTTGATTATTCTTCCAGTGAAACAATCATGGCGCTCAGACGCGACGCGCTAGATGGCGTACAGGCTGTACAGACCGAAGTTAACCACCCTGATGAAATCAGTACATTGTTTGACGGCGCCATCGTCTATGCCAAGGGTGGGCGTCTGCTGCGTATGTTGCAGCATTATATCGGTCACGATGCCTTTCGCGCCGGATTGCAAAGTTATTTTAAAAAATATGCCTATCAAAACACTGAAGGTGACGATTTGTGGCACGAATTATCAACGGCAAGTGGCAAAGATATCGCTGGCTTCATGAATGATTGGATTTCCCAACCCGGCTATCCCGTCGTTCACGTCGAAGAAAATGGGCTTCGCCAGGAGCAGTTTTTCGTCGGGACTCACCAAGCAAGCAACAGACGGTGGCCAATCCCGCTTGGAGCCAGCTCATCGGTCATGCCACCACTCATGGAAACGAGCTTGCTCGCTACCACTATCGAACCCGGTGAGCGCCTGAACGTCGGCGACACGGCGCACTTTATCACGCATTATCCGACTGACTATTTAACTGCGCTCGTCGAGCAGGTTCGTATCGGCTCGCTTGAAGCGATCGACCGTTTGCAGCTACTGCACGAACAGACCATGCTGGCGCGTGGCGCGATCAGTCCCAGCGCTGAACTGATTCCACTACTTGAAGCCTACAAACATGAACAGGTCGAAAGTGTCTGGGATATTATTGCGCTTGCGCTTGGCGAGCTTAAGAAATTTGTCGAGACCGACAAAGAAGCTGAAACGAGCTTACGCGAACTTTCGCGCCACATTGCCGAGCGTGAATATAAACGGCTCGGCTGGCAGGCGGAAGAGGCTGAACCTGAAACCGATAGCAAACTCCGCGCTATTATCCTCAGCATGACGCTCTACGGCGAAGAAAAGAGTGCAATCGACAAAGCTCACACACTCTTTCGGGCTGGAGTCGATACCATTGATCCTGAACTTCGCAGTCTAATCACCGCAAGTGAGGTGCGTCATTTTGAAACACCGGAGCTGATCGACTCGCTTATTGAACGGTATCGCACGACGCCATCAAGCGATTTGCAAATGGATATTTGTGCCGGTATCACCAGTACGCGTAATCCCAAAACCATCCAAAAACTACTACTGACCATAAAAGATCCTTCCATCGTTCGCGCGCAAGATGTCTTCCGTTGGTTCGTTTCCCTCATCCGTGGCCGCGAATCACGCGTCGCCACCTGGCAGTGGATGAAAGAGAATTGGGAATGGATTGAGACAACCTACGCCGGCGATAAAAGCTTTGATGATTTCCCGCGCTACGCTGCCACGGGTCTTATTACGCAAGAGCAGCTCGAAGATTACCAAGCGTTCTTTGCCCCCATGCAAAGCATCCCAGCCTTAAAGCGTGTCATCCAGCTCGGCATCGCCGAGATCGCAGCTCGTGTTGAGCTGATTGACCGTGACGCAGCTGCCGTTCGGCGAGCCTTATTCGATCTCGAGTAGTTCTTCAATTACCGGCGACACACCGACCGTAGTCGCTACCATTAGAAGCGCGTTTGCCTCCGGCGCAAATCTTGTCAGGTATGCCTCAGCCGCAAATTTCATCTGACGCAACTTTTTTGCCGTGATTGCCGCTAGTCCACCGCCGCGTACGATATTTTTACGATGCTTAACTTCGACAAAATAAACTGTGTCATTCTTTCTCGCTACGATATCGATTTCGCAGAACTTTGTTTTCCAGTTCCTGGCAAGAACCTCATACCCCCGCTTGCGTAATTCGTCCGTCACCAGAGTTTCAGCCGCATCACCAATCTCTTTTGATGAATGTCTCTCTGACGCGGCAACAGTTTGGGTACTCGCGGGCTTGATACGTTTATTGTACTTTGCAAGTGGCGCAAAGCTGAGTCGATGCAAGGGCGTTACCCCGTATTTCTCTATCGCCGCACGATGTATAGCAGTACCGTAGCCAACGTGCGAGGCAAAGCCGTAATCCGGATATAGCTCTGCCTGCTGCACCATATATTCATCACGGGCGACCTTGGCGACGATACTGGCTGCACTAACGGCTGCTATCAGTAGGTCTGCTTTTTTGAGTGTCGTCACGTAGCGCCCTTTTGGGGTGTCTTTTAAAAAGTTAACCGTCCCATCGAGAATAATTTCATGATACGCTACCCCTAGCGTGTCGACTGCCTGTACAGCGCGTTGACACGCTAGCGCTAGCGCCTGGCTCAGGCCTAGCGTGTCGATCTCATCAGCACGCACCCAGCCAAGGCCAACGCCAGCTGCCTTTTCACGAATTTCCAGGGCGAGTTCGGTACGCCGCTTTGCCGAGAGCTTCTTGCTGTCAGTCAACCCATCGATATCACAGCCCAACACCACTGCTCCGACCACCAATGGACCAGCCCAGGGTCCACGACCTACCTCATCGATGCCAAGTATCATACTTTCCAGCATACGCTAAAAAATACGCCCCATCTAGGGGGCGTATTTTGATTTCCTTCAGAGATCTATTTGGTTTCTTCGTGACGAGCTTCGACTTCCGCCTGCTTTTTGACGAGTTCGGCCTCTTCAGCTTCTTTTTCGGCGGCTTTCGCTTCAGCGGCTTGCTTGGCTTCTTCCTTCAGGCGCGCTTCTTCGGCCTCGGCGTGCGGGTCACGAATGTCGTTGACACCTTCACGGTCGAAATTAACTGCACTGAGACGTGCACTCTTACCTGAGCGCTGTCGTAGAAAACTAAGGTAATTGCGGCGCACCTTCGAGCGACGAACAATTTCGACTTTCTCTACTAGCGGGCTATGCAACAGGAAGCTTTTTTCCACGCCGACACCACTGGTCACTTTGCGTACCGTGATACGCGAGGTGTGCTGGTTTTTATTGTCGGTACGGATGACCACACCCTCAAAGATCTGGATACGCTCTTTAGCACCTTCTTTAATCTTCTGGTGGACACGAACCGTGTCACCACTTCGGGTATCGACAACCGCCGCCTTTTTTTGGGCGTCGTTCACCTTCTGGATCAATGCAAAACTCATCTAATTTCTCACCTTAATCGTTTATATTGCTAATCTAGTTGTAAATTGTAGCATAGAACTCGCGGTTTTAAAAGGGTATACTGGGGTAATGGACTACGACAAACTCGCTCTTGACCTACATAAACAGTACGGCGGAAAGATAGCCACTCACCTACGCGACACCTCACAGCTCGATACGACCAAACTCAGCGCTTACTACACGCCAGGTGTCGCAGCCGTCAGCAAGGCCATCGCCGACGACCCGAGTAAATTGCCCGAATATACCTGGACGAACAATCTCGTTGCGGTTATTTCCGATGGATCGGCAGTACTTGGCCTTGGCAATATCGGTCCGAAGGGTTCAATGCCAGTCATGGAAGGAAAAAGCCTACTCTTCAAGCACTTTGCTGGTATTGATAGCATTCCGATCACGCTCGATGTTCATACGCCCGATGAAATCGTTAGCGTCGTCAAGGCCATCGCGCCCAGTTTTGGCGCCATCAACCTGGAAGATATCGCCGCGCCGCAGTGCTTTGAGATCGAAGAGCGGCTGAAGAAGGAGTTGCCAATCCCTGTCTTCCACGACGATCAACATGGTACTGCCACCGTGGTGCTTGCTGGCCTCATCAATGCTGCAAAAGTGACAGACCGTGATCTCGCGACCAGCAAAATCGTCGTGGTTGGAGCGGGCGCGGCCGGCACGGCGATCATTAAGATTCTTAAACTCTACGGCGTCGGAAAGATATTGGCGGTCGATTCAAAAGGTATCGTCTCGCATGCTCGTAGCGACCTCAATAGTGCAAAGAAGCTACTGCTTGAACACGCCCACGGTGATGAGGACGGCTCGCTCGCTGATGCCCTAACCGATGCCGACGTCTTCATCGGCGTCAGTCAGCCCGGTCTCCTTACAAAAGAGCTTGTCAGAACTATGGCCAAAGACCCGATCGTTTTCGCACTGGCTAACCCGAAGCCAGAAATTTTACCCGAAGACGCCCATAGTGCGGGTGTTGCCGTCATTGCAACTGGTCGTAGCGACTTCCCCAACCAGGTCAACAACGCCATCGCCTTCCCGGGTATCTTTCGCGGCGCTCTTGACCACCAGGTTCGCGATATCACCGACCAGCACAAGATTGCTGCCGCCGAAGCAATCGCCAGTATGGTTGCTGAGCCGACGGCTGACTGCATTATTCCAAGCGTCTTTACGGAAGGTTTAGTCGAAACAATCGCCGACGTCATTCGCTAGATAACGCGGTTGACTTCTTCAAGCGTCGTCTCACCACGCAAGGCCGCCAGCACGCCAGCCTGAAGCAGCGTTACCATGCCGTTTTCTTTGGCTGACTGCTCGACGATTTCTGTGTGGAATTCATCCTTGTCGCCACGGAGGAACTTCTGGATTTCTTCATCAACAACCAATTGTTCCATGATAACGATACGACCCTTGTAGCCAAACGGTGTCGCCTCTGAAGGCACCGGTTTCCATAATTTAAAGTTATCAAGATCCGGCTTTTCTACCGATTCGGGAAGATCGCTGAGCACTTCGCGCACCCATTTTCTGGTCGCTTCATCGGGTTCGTACTCCTGCTTCGTCTCGTCGTGCAGCCGACGTACCAAGCGCTGTGCAATCACCAGGCGAATCGCGGTCGAAAAGATAGGGTTCTGGCCAATCAGGTCGATCATACGGCTAAAAGCGGCGGCCGAGGAGTTGGCATGGAAGCTTGAGAGTACCAAGTGTCCGGTGATCGAGGCCTGGATGGCAGTCTTTGCGGTATCCTGGTCGCGGATCTCACCGACCATGACGACATCTGGGTCAAGCCGAAGGATTGCGCGTAGACCATCGGCAAAGCTTTGACCTGCCGTAGTATTGACGGGGATCTGTGAAATACCGGAAATCCCGTATTCGATTGGGTCTTCCAGTGTCAGGATCTTGCGGTCGGTCGTATTGAGCGCATTGAGCATACTGTAGAGTGTCGTGGATTTTCCGCTACCGGTTGGACCGACCATCAGTACCATACCACGCGGATGCGAGATGATT carries:
- a CDS encoding Ribonuclease (RAAC3_TM7_1_809), which encodes MILGIDEVGRGPWAGPLVVGAVVLGCDIDGLTDSKKLSAKRRTELALEIREKAAGVGLGWVRADEIDTLGLSQALALACQRAVQAVDTLGVAYHEIILDGTVNFLKDTPKGRYVTTLKKADLLIAAVSAASIVAKVARDEYMVQQAELYPDYGFASHVGYGTAIHRAAIEKYGVTPLHRLSFAPLAKYNKRIKPASTQTVAASERHSSKEIGDAAETLVTDELRKRGYEVLARNWKTKFCEIDIVARKNDTVYFVEVKHRKNIVRGGGLAAITAKKLRQMKFAAEAYLTRFAPEANALLMVATTVGVSPVIEELLEIE
- a CDS encoding hypothetical protein (RAAC3_TM7_1_805), with amino-acid sequence MDELNVKQLALAMRTIAEEKNLPEETVLSIIEQAIAAAWRRDNGERDQDVRAELNINTGTAKVFVQREVVEAVGADAVEISLEEAKKIKSDAQLGDIVEEAHEVTSFGRVAAQTAKQVVLQRLREAEREIVLEEYEDKIGTIVTGTVQRVEPRVVRVELGKATGILPQSEQVQGEFYSIGSRIKVFIKDIERDNRGPQLILSRANEAFVEFLFRQEVPEMETGAVEIKAIAREAGRRTKLAVFSSVPGVDPVGTFVGGHGTRVQAVMNEIGDQEKVDIIFFSDDAETFIRNALSPAEVVRVELDDKEKKAKVFVNEDQQSIAIGRSGQNVRLASRLTGYELDIETATPVKQEPKAPRKNIEDSLLEALDSSEE
- a CDS encoding hypothetical protein (RAAC3_TM7_1_804) translates to MADDFAEFVSRLTDNAKTSLQHANAMARGYGSAYIGTEHLLLGVLAQGSSVGAKMLADAQVTLERAELALKLSPRVVTVSTGVLGLSEMAKLTLKMGWEVAQEFHQDYLGTEHLLYSLLSQKNARATTLLRDMRVDTQELKADLEEFFDRQHSAFHDSDTMTETPTRPKRGSVLGTFGTDLTARAQKGELDPVIGRDNEQERLVTILTRRTKNNPVLLGEAGVGKTAIVEGLAQRIAREDVPDHLLDKRVLQLDLTAMIAGTKYRGEFEERLKKVMRELREQRNIILFIDELHLLVGAGAAEGALDAANILKPALARGELHLIGATTLDEYRKHIEKDSALERRFQTIVVPEPSLKDTISILKGLRGYYEKHHGVQMSDDVLEAAVYMADRYVSERFMPDKAIDVIDEAAALARVKSGQKPSKLRDYLKQLKNLNDKMDEAVVAEDYERAALYKTRSSQINEKLEAMKEAYEHKTPITLTEDHMAHAIAVMTGIPVERVRKSEATLLRSLEKHLSKYIVGQGEAVEKIARAVRRSRSGVASQKRPIGSFVFMGPTGVGKTELARVLAREVFGSDEALVKIDMSEFGERHNTARLLGAPAGYVGYDDGGQLTDKIRRQPYSVVLFDEIEKAHPEVFQLLLQLLEDGTLTDAKGRKVDFTNTIVILTSNLGSDAMRKESALGFHANSKKDMQKLDDAHQSNAEVARKELEKLMRPELINRFDGVVTFRALTKRDIGKIFNNLVDELSERLIRKGIHLVVQPSAKRHIIAIGYDEVYGARPMRRALQDELEHAIADGILTGTFTKGTVITAKAVRGKVIIDVDDEK
- a CDS encoding hypothetical protein (RAAC3_TM7_1_807); translation: MTHSYRRRQLVFVFVLLLALAIPVSQTDVGQPTKDVHHQTSSVQIARQQLEQLEIKGRAPRTDYSRDQFGGDWQMTGGCDTRNRILLRDLKNPQVNSDCEVLSGILQDPYAGKIINFQRGSDTSVAVQIDHIVAVSDAWQKGAQQLNYVQRKAFYNDPLNLLAVDGLANEQKSDGDAATWLPPNKSFRCQYISRQIAVKAKYHLWVTEGEKQVIASILARCQ
- a CDS encoding 50S ribosomal protein L19 (RAAC3_TM7_1_810), which encodes MSFALIQKVNDAQKKAAVVDTRSGDTVRVHQKIKEGAKERIQIFEGVVIRTDNKNQHTSRITVRKVTSGVGVEKSFLLHSPLVEKVEIVRRSKVRRNYLSFLRQRSGKSARLSAVNFDREGVNDIRDPHAEAEEARLKEEAKQAAEAKAAEKEAEEAELVKKQAEVEARHEETK
- a CDS encoding aminopeptidase N, nonfunctional (RAAC3_TM7_1_808) gives rise to the protein MQTVSRLIQNFTPEQYQLSLEIDRTNKTFTGTVTINGISHVENELRLHAKSLTIKTVVIDGKTATWTQTENDELLLKQPEIKPGKHIAVLGFSGIITDAMHGMYPCNFEHGGKKKQLIATQFESHHAREVFPCVDEPEAKAIYDVTLTTEKGVTVLGNMPVRQQRTEDGKLVTTFERTPRMSSYLLAWVVGELHKKTAKTKSGVEVNVWATPAQSSESLDFALQFATRTIDFFDEYFGVAYPLPKSDHVALPDLSSGAMENWGLITYREVALLADPKTTSISNRRYIAMVVAHELSHQWFGNLVTMKWWNNLWLNESFANLMEYIAVDALHPEWNIWLDYSSSETIMALRRDALDGVQAVQTEVNHPDEISTLFDGAIVYAKGGRLLRMLQHYIGHDAFRAGLQSYFKKYAYQNTEGDDLWHELSTASGKDIAGFMNDWISQPGYPVVHVEENGLRQEQFFVGTHQASNRRWPIPLGASSSVMPPLMETSLLATTIEPGERLNVGDTAHFITHYPTDYLTALVEQVRIGSLEAIDRLQLLHEQTMLARGAISPSAELIPLLEAYKHEQVESVWDIIALALGELKKFVETDKEAETSLRELSRHIAEREYKRLGWQAEEAEPETDSKLRAIILSMTLYGEEKSAIDKAHTLFRAGVDTIDPELRSLITASEVRHFETPELIDSLIERYRTTPSSDLQMDICAGITSTRNPKTIQKLLLTIKDPSIVRAQDVFRWFVSLIRGRESRVATWQWMKENWEWIETTYAGDKSFDDFPRYAATGLITQEQLEDYQAFFAPMQSIPALKRVIQLGIAEIAARVELIDRDAAAVRRALFDLE
- a CDS encoding YD repeat protein (RAAC3_TM7_1_806), coding for MAKTLKQQRINRFLPAFTLVELTIVVIVIGLLAGLVSLSAASIQKSSRDTARDANVKILSTALEKYYRENGEYPSVALMTSQDVATLRQKLGVVSANTFKLPLADDATKNSIVTSSPSPTRLLYSANTTNSTKNTQCQTSLTGYCDGYQLQYQKESDNSIVIAKSLHDTFTPVAGTATCAAGETQSGNTCTKTYAATYQSGTYSCPSGGTLSGTTCTSTYAASYQSSGVYTCPSGGTLSGTTCNSSTPATYTAGYYSCPSGGALSGDKCEVSATATTTYSCAHPNYDTLNQFNNCRHDRPNYTTQSGCEAAGYNWGGSNCYNMHEATATTTYSCPSGYTYNGVCYKSATYTSGYYSCPSGGTLVGTNCQSSYPATYSSGGYYCPNGGTLSGTTCSYNAATTPTCPSGWSGPTNETCTSTVGSNTKTGCPAGYTQTGSGSPFPDSITCTKTQPATYPYSCPNGGTLSGSTCSYSASYSSGGGYYYCPSGGNLSGSTCTTSYAATQDGGYYYCADGGTLSGTTCTYTYTLP